The following coding sequences are from one Mesorhizobium onobrychidis window:
- a CDS encoding protein-disulfide reductase DsbD domain-containing protein produces MQSLKVLLLSAAVGCGTGLPAAASSSIWYNSEGGKVRLVTSGKPDEAGRIHGVLEVALKPGWKTYWRDPGDAGVPPQIDISASTNIANATFSFPPPQRHDDGYGKWAGYDRPVSLPVTFTLSAPNEPAVIDADIFLGICETICIPVQTKLTIDPGSDPDNVEDAALVKAALASLPAPARPDFGINILPGDRETLIVEASFPGNPEAADFFVAGERDYMFGVPARSEKEGKLVFTVPILDRPTTTPTDGGLYYTLTTAAGAVEGLLPFP; encoded by the coding sequence ATGCAAAGCTTGAAAGTCCTGCTGCTCAGCGCCGCTGTTGGATGTGGAACCGGCCTTCCCGCCGCAGCCTCCTCGTCGATCTGGTACAATAGCGAAGGCGGCAAAGTGCGGCTTGTGACCAGCGGCAAGCCCGACGAAGCCGGGCGCATCCATGGCGTCCTCGAAGTTGCGCTCAAGCCTGGCTGGAAAACCTACTGGCGCGATCCGGGCGACGCGGGCGTGCCGCCGCAAATCGATATCTCGGCCAGCACCAACATTGCCAACGCGACGTTTTCGTTTCCGCCGCCCCAGCGCCACGACGACGGCTACGGCAAATGGGCCGGCTATGACCGTCCGGTTTCGCTGCCGGTGACCTTCACGCTGTCGGCGCCGAACGAGCCGGCCGTCATCGATGCCGATATCTTTCTCGGCATTTGCGAGACGATCTGCATCCCGGTGCAGACGAAGCTGACCATCGATCCGGGCTCCGATCCGGACAATGTCGAAGATGCCGCGTTGGTGAAGGCGGCCCTTGCAAGCCTGCCTGCTCCCGCAAGACCCGATTTCGGCATCAATATCCTGCCGGGCGACCGCGAGACACTGATTGTCGAGGCGAGCTTTCCGGGCAATCCCGAAGCAGCGGATTTCTTCGTCGCCGGTGAGCGGGATTACATGTTCGGCGTGCCGGCCCGCAGCGAAAAGGAAGGCAAGCTGGTGTTTACCGTGCCTATCCTCGACAGGCCGACGACGACGCCGACGGATGGCGGACTTTACTACACGCTGACAACTGCGGCCGGCGCGGTCGAAGGCCTGCTGCCGTTCCCTTGA
- a CDS encoding histidine phosphatase family protein: protein MPIAYYITHPQVRIDANVPVPEWGLSDIGRARTSAMLDQPWVRSIRRIVSSGERKAIETAEILGRHLRLEVEVRERMHENDRSATGFLPPAEFEAVADQFFANPYSSIRGWERAIDAQHRILSEVDTVLGTDDAADVAFVGHGGVGRLLLLSLGGREISREADQPAGGGNYFAYDIRARRVVHGWRPIDRLAQHRDD, encoded by the coding sequence ATGCCGATCGCATACTACATCACGCATCCCCAGGTTCGGATCGATGCCAATGTTCCAGTGCCAGAGTGGGGGCTATCCGACATCGGGCGAGCGAGAACGTCTGCAATGCTCGATCAGCCGTGGGTTCGGTCGATCCGGCGTATCGTGTCATCGGGTGAACGCAAGGCGATAGAAACCGCCGAGATACTCGGAAGGCATCTCCGCCTTGAGGTCGAGGTGAGGGAACGGATGCATGAGAATGACCGATCGGCAACCGGTTTCCTACCGCCTGCGGAGTTCGAAGCGGTCGCGGACCAATTCTTCGCCAATCCATACAGCAGCATTCGCGGATGGGAGCGGGCTATCGATGCTCAGCATCGTATTCTGAGCGAGGTAGACACTGTGCTCGGCACAGATGACGCCGCCGACGTTGCTTTCGTGGGCCACGGAGGTGTCGGAAGGCTTCTGCTGCTTTCTCTCGGCGGGCGGGAGATCAGCCGCGAGGCGGATCAGCCAGCGGGCGGCGGGAACTATTTCGCGTACGATATCCGCGCGCGTCGCGTTGTCCACGGATGGCGGCCGATCGACAGGCTGGCGCAGCACCGCGACGATTAA
- a CDS encoding peroxiredoxin, which translates to MTIAVGDKLPDATFKTMTADGAKAITTAEIFSGKKVVLFAVPGAFTPTCSNNHLPGYLDNYDAILARGVDTIAVVAVNDVHVMGAWARFSGGEGKLLYLADGNGDFVKSIGLDADLSSGGMGLRSKRFSMIVDDGKVTALNVETKPGVDESGAAHILGQL; encoded by the coding sequence ATGACGATTGCCGTTGGCGATAAACTGCCCGATGCGACCTTCAAGACGATGACTGCTGACGGCGCAAAAGCGATCACGACGGCCGAGATTTTCTCGGGAAAGAAGGTGGTGCTGTTCGCCGTTCCCGGCGCTTTCACGCCGACCTGCTCCAACAATCATCTGCCCGGCTATCTGGACAATTACGACGCCATCCTGGCGCGCGGCGTCGACACCATCGCCGTCGTCGCCGTCAACGATGTTCACGTGATGGGCGCCTGGGCACGCTTCAGCGGCGGTGAAGGCAAGCTCCTTTATCTTGCCGACGGCAATGGCGATTTCGTCAAGTCGATCGGCCTTGACGCCGATCTTTCCAGCGGCGGCATGGGGCTGCGCTCGAAGCGGTTTTCGATGATCGTCGACGACGGCAAGGTCACCGCGCTCAATGTCGAGACAAAGCCCGGCGTCGACGAATCCGGGGCGGCTCATATTCTCGGACAGCTTTAG
- the rnhA gene encoding ribonuclease HI: MTKRVEIFTDGACSGNPGPGGWGAVLRFNGVTKELSGGEAATTNNRMELLAAISALNALKEPCAVDLYTDSNYVKDGIFSWIDGWKRNGWKTAARQPVKNAELWQALDEARNRHQVIWHWVKGHAGHPENERADELARLGMAPFKKGPVKTAAPKPGPQSKQPAVAKPRRSTQSY, translated from the coding sequence ATGACCAAGCGCGTTGAAATCTTCACCGATGGTGCCTGTTCTGGCAATCCGGGGCCTGGCGGCTGGGGGGCGGTCCTGCGCTTCAACGGCGTCACGAAAGAACTGTCGGGCGGCGAGGCTGCTACCACCAACAACCGCATGGAACTTTTGGCCGCCATCTCGGCGCTCAATGCGCTGAAAGAACCCTGCGCCGTCGATCTTTATACCGACAGCAACTACGTCAAGGACGGTATTTTCAGCTGGATCGACGGCTGGAAGCGCAACGGCTGGAAGACCGCCGCCAGACAACCGGTGAAGAATGCCGAGCTGTGGCAGGCACTTGACGAGGCGCGCAACCGTCATCAGGTGATCTGGCATTGGGTCAAGGGCCACGCCGGCCATCCGGAGAACGAGCGTGCCGACGAGCTGGCGCGGCTCGGCATGGCGCCGTTCAAGAAAGGCCCCGTCAAGACCGCGGCGCCGAAGCCAGGCCCGCAGTCGAAGCAGCCGGCGGTCGCAAAGCCACGGCGCTCGACCCAGAGTTATTGA
- a CDS encoding DUF2938 domain-containing protein, translating into MFDIFWRAVAIGIGATALMDLWAIFLNTVFAQPRPNWGLVGRWVWHLKRGKVFHDDVGEAAPYAHESALGWAFHYFVGIVYGIVLAVLAGAAWLAAPTFLPAFILGIVTVGAGWFLLAPGMGAGWAASKRPNPMQIRALNLVSHSVFALGLFGTALLIR; encoded by the coding sequence ATGTTTGACATCTTCTGGCGCGCTGTGGCGATCGGCATCGGCGCCACGGCGCTCATGGACCTCTGGGCGATTTTCCTGAACACCGTGTTTGCTCAGCCGCGGCCGAACTGGGGACTGGTCGGTCGCTGGGTCTGGCATCTGAAGCGCGGCAAGGTGTTCCACGACGACGTCGGCGAGGCAGCACCCTACGCGCATGAATCGGCGCTGGGCTGGGCCTTCCACTATTTTGTCGGCATCGTCTACGGCATCGTTCTGGCCGTTTTGGCGGGAGCGGCGTGGCTGGCCGCGCCGACCTTCCTGCCGGCCTTCATCCTCGGCATCGTTACCGTGGGCGCCGGCTGGTTCCTGCTGGCGCCCGGCATGGGTGCCGGCTGGGCCGCATCAAAGCGCCCCAACCCCATGCAGATCCGCGCCCTCAACCTCGTGTCGCATTCTGTGTTCGCGCTCGGACTTTTCGGCACGGCGCTGCTGATCCGTTAG